The Bradyrhizobium sp. WBAH42 genome includes a window with the following:
- a CDS encoding potassium transporter Kup, which yields MTSDIAVPAPETVAANGHGDAHTTARFGALTLGSIGVVYGDIGTSPLYAFREAVMAASGAEGLPTPAAVLGVVSLILWALIVVVTLKYVVILLRADNNGEGGTLALMALAQRAVGTGGATIVLLGVISGALFYGDAVITPALSVLSAIEGMKDVTLRFEPYIVPLTVVILVCLFAVQSRGTARVAAFFGPIMCVWFAVLAAAAIHPIIQQPQVLYALNPLYAVNFMLHHGIIGFVTLGAVFLAVTGAEALYADLGHFGKRPIQTAWLFIVLPSLALNYLGQGALVLGDPGAIVSPFFQLFPQGFFRGCMVVLATMATVIASQAVITGAYSLTRQAIQLGLLPRFEIRHTSEAHSGQIFIPRINQLLLVAVVLLVLLFRSSSALASAYGISVTGTMVVTAMMGFVVVWKGWRWSGLAAGALIAPFLFLDLTFLTANLLKVFEGGWVPLALGAVMIILMYTWRRGSRLLFEKSRKLEFPLADLVAMLEKRPPQRVPGTAVFLTSDPLSAPTALMHSLKHYKVLHEKNVILTIETAQTPRIDPAERVKLEQISPTFSKVTLKFGFMESPNVPKALAIARKLGWQFDIMSTSFFLSRRALKPAAHSGMPRWQDRLFISLSRSANDATDYFQIPSGRVVEVGTQVTI from the coding sequence ATGACAAGCGACATAGCAGTTCCCGCCCCGGAAACGGTGGCGGCTAATGGGCATGGCGATGCCCACACCACCGCCCGTTTCGGCGCGCTGACGCTCGGCAGTATCGGCGTTGTCTACGGCGATATCGGCACCAGCCCGCTCTACGCGTTCCGCGAGGCCGTGATGGCCGCCTCGGGCGCGGAGGGGTTGCCGACGCCGGCAGCCGTGCTCGGCGTGGTGTCCCTGATCCTGTGGGCCCTCATCGTGGTGGTGACGCTCAAATACGTCGTGATCCTGCTGCGCGCCGACAATAATGGCGAGGGCGGCACGCTGGCGCTGATGGCGCTGGCCCAGCGGGCGGTTGGCACCGGCGGGGCGACCATCGTGCTGCTCGGCGTCATTTCCGGAGCCTTGTTCTACGGCGATGCCGTGATCACGCCGGCGCTCTCGGTGCTGTCGGCGATCGAGGGCATGAAGGACGTCACGCTGAGGTTCGAGCCCTACATCGTTCCGCTGACGGTGGTGATCCTGGTCTGCCTATTCGCCGTGCAGTCCCGCGGCACGGCGCGCGTTGCCGCCTTTTTCGGCCCGATCATGTGCGTCTGGTTCGCGGTCCTTGCGGCTGCAGCGATCCATCCGATCATCCAGCAGCCGCAGGTGCTGTACGCGCTGAACCCGCTCTACGCCGTGAACTTCATGCTGCACCATGGCATCATCGGCTTCGTGACGCTGGGCGCGGTGTTCCTGGCCGTGACCGGCGCCGAGGCGCTCTATGCCGATCTCGGCCATTTCGGCAAGCGGCCGATCCAGACCGCCTGGCTGTTCATCGTGCTGCCCTCGCTGGCACTGAACTATCTGGGGCAGGGTGCGCTGGTGCTCGGCGATCCCGGCGCGATCGTGAGCCCGTTCTTCCAGCTGTTCCCACAAGGCTTCTTCCGCGGCTGCATGGTCGTGCTGGCGACCATGGCGACCGTCATCGCGAGCCAGGCCGTCATCACCGGCGCCTATTCGCTGACGCGCCAGGCGATCCAGCTCGGGCTGCTGCCGCGGTTCGAAATTCGCCATACGTCGGAAGCCCATTCCGGCCAGATCTTCATTCCGCGCATCAACCAGCTGCTGCTGGTCGCGGTGGTGCTGCTGGTGCTGCTGTTCCGCTCGTCCAGCGCGCTCGCGTCCGCCTACGGCATCTCCGTCACCGGGACCATGGTGGTCACGGCGATGATGGGCTTCGTCGTGGTCTGGAAGGGCTGGCGCTGGTCAGGGCTCGCCGCCGGCGCGCTGATTGCGCCGTTCCTGTTTCTCGACCTGACCTTCCTGACCGCGAACCTGTTGAAGGTGTTCGAGGGCGGCTGGGTGCCGCTGGCCCTCGGTGCCGTCATGATCATCCTGATGTACACGTGGCGGCGCGGCAGCCGGCTCTTGTTCGAGAAATCGCGCAAGCTCGAGTTCCCGCTCGCCGATCTCGTGGCGATGCTGGAGAAGCGGCCGCCGCAGCGCGTGCCTGGCACCGCGGTGTTCCTGACCTCGGATCCGCTCAGCGCGCCGACCGCGCTGATGCATAGTCTGAAACACTACAAGGTGCTGCATGAGAAGAATGTCATTCTCACCATCGAGACCGCGCAGACCCCGCGGATCGATCCGGCGGAGCGGGTGAAGCTGGAGCAGATCTCACCGACCTTCTCCAAGGTGACGCTGAAGTTCGGCTTCATGGAATCCCCGAACGTGCCGAAGGCGCTGGCGATCGCCCGCAAGCTCGGCTGGCAGTTCGACATCATGTCGACCTCGTTCTTCCTGTCGCGCAGGGCGCTCAAGCCGGCCGCCCATTCCGGCATGCCGCGCTGGCAGGACCGGCTGTTCATCTCGCTCAGCCGCTCCGCCAACGATGCCACCGACTATTTCCAGATCCCTTCCGGCCGCGTGGTCGAGGTCGGAACCCAGGTGACGATCTGA
- a CDS encoding rhodanese-like domain-containing protein, with protein MANQVQDLTPDEVAKGVAEGRYLLVDVRERNEVEAEAYPYGVVVPLSTFDPKAIPDPQGKEVVFACRSGKRSVTASLAAQAAGLPYDKHLAGGMLGWKAAGLPSKVGG; from the coding sequence GTGGCAAATCAAGTGCAGGATCTGACCCCGGACGAGGTCGCCAAGGGTGTCGCGGAAGGGCGCTATCTGCTGGTCGACGTCCGTGAGCGGAACGAGGTCGAGGCCGAGGCCTATCCTTACGGCGTCGTGGTTCCGCTCTCGACCTTTGATCCCAAGGCGATCCCCGATCCCCAAGGCAAGGAGGTCGTGTTCGCCTGCCGCTCAGGCAAGCGTTCGGTGACGGCCTCGCTGGCGGCACAGGCGGCGGGCCTGCCTTACGACAAGCATCTGGCCGGCGGCATGCTGGGCTGGAAGGCGGCGGGGCTTCCCAGCAAGGTCGGTGGCTAA
- a CDS encoding aminotransferase encodes MTTKSSSLNKVFADLPVTIFEAMSQAARDNNAINLGQGFPDDPGPEDIRRAAADASLNGYNQYPSMMGLPELRQAIATHYGHWHGLKLDPMSEVMVTSGGTEALTSAILAVVRPGDEVVCFQPVYDSYLPIIRQAGGIPRLVRLEPPHWRLNEDMLKSVFNSKTKAVLFNNPLNPSAVVYPREDLELLARYCQEFDVIAICDEVWEHVTFDEHKHIPLITIPGMRERTIKVGSAGKIFSLTGWKIGFVCAAPQLLRVAAKVHQFLTFTTAPNLQAAVAYGLGKSDDYFLSMRKDLTRSRDRLTKGLESLGFPVLKSQGTYFLTVDLSPLGLNESDTEFCWRIVKDYKVAAIPVSAFYEQDPVTSVVRFCFAKKDKTLDTALERLSDAVRGRKR; translated from the coding sequence ATGACGACCAAGAGCTCTTCGCTGAACAAGGTCTTCGCCGACCTTCCCGTCACCATCTTCGAGGCGATGTCGCAGGCCGCGCGCGACAACAATGCCATCAATCTCGGCCAGGGATTTCCTGACGATCCCGGCCCCGAGGATATCCGCCGCGCCGCGGCCGACGCCTCGCTGAACGGCTACAACCAGTACCCGTCGATGATGGGCCTGCCGGAGCTGCGCCAGGCGATCGCGACCCATTACGGCCACTGGCACGGCCTCAAGCTCGACCCGATGAGCGAGGTGATGGTCACATCAGGCGGCACCGAGGCGCTGACCTCGGCGATCCTCGCGGTGGTCAGGCCCGGCGACGAGGTGGTCTGCTTCCAGCCGGTCTATGATTCCTATCTGCCGATCATCCGCCAGGCCGGCGGCATTCCGCGCCTGGTTCGGCTGGAGCCGCCGCACTGGCGGCTGAATGAGGACATGCTGAAAAGCGTGTTCAATTCAAAGACCAAGGCGGTGCTGTTCAACAATCCCTTGAATCCTTCGGCGGTGGTCTATCCGCGCGAGGACCTCGAGCTCTTGGCGCGCTACTGCCAGGAGTTCGACGTCATCGCGATCTGCGACGAGGTCTGGGAGCACGTCACCTTCGACGAGCACAAGCACATCCCGCTGATCACCATCCCCGGCATGCGCGAGCGCACCATCAAGGTCGGCTCGGCCGGCAAGATTTTCTCGCTGACGGGCTGGAAGATCGGCTTCGTCTGCGCCGCGCCACAGCTCTTGCGCGTCGCCGCCAAGGTGCACCAGTTCCTGACCTTCACCACCGCGCCGAACCTGCAGGCCGCGGTGGCCTACGGCCTCGGCAAGTCCGACGACTACTTCCTGTCGATGCGCAAGGATTTGACGCGGAGCAGGGACCGCCTGACCAAGGGCCTGGAGAGCCTCGGCTTCCCCGTGCTGAAGTCGCAAGGTACCTACTTCCTCACCGTCGACCTGTCGCCGCTCGGGCTCAACGAAAGCGACACCGAGTTCTGCTGGCGCATCGTGAAGGACTACAAGGTGGCCGCCATTCCGGTCTCGGCGTTCTACGAGCAGGACCCGGTGACCTCGGTGGTGCGCTTCTGCTTTGCCAAGAAGGACAAGACGCTGGACACCGCGCTGGAGCGGCTGTCGGACGCGGTGCGTGGACGCAAGAGGTAG
- a CDS encoding polyamine ABC transporter substrate-binding protein has protein sequence MTNVGRSGIGFAIAAALTLLSAPAGAEERVVNFYNWSNYMAPDVLEAFTKETGIKVVYDTFDANETLETRLMAGKSGYDVVVPTAYFLQRQIKANIFQKLDKSKLPNLANAWPVVTQRLATYDPGNVYAANYMWGTTGIGYNVAKVKQIFGADAKIDSWDIVFKPENLAKFKDCGVHMLDSADDIFPAGLSWLGLDPNSTKQADLEKAADAVAKVRPSVRKFHSSEYLSALATGEICFVVGWSGDIMQARARAAEAKSGVEIGYTIPKEGAQMFFDNLAIPADAKNVKEAYELINYLYRPDVAAKNSDFLSYANGNLASQKLVDPKILNDKNIYPDEATLAKLFVITAREPATQRIINRLWTKVKTGR, from the coding sequence ATGACGAACGTCGGCCGCTCCGGGATTGGTTTCGCGATCGCCGCGGCACTGACGTTGCTCTCCGCTCCCGCGGGGGCCGAGGAGCGGGTCGTCAACTTCTACAACTGGTCCAACTACATGGCGCCTGACGTCCTGGAGGCCTTCACCAAGGAGACCGGCATCAAGGTGGTCTACGACACCTTCGACGCCAACGAGACGCTGGAGACGCGACTGATGGCCGGCAAGTCCGGCTATGACGTCGTGGTGCCCACCGCCTATTTCCTGCAGCGCCAGATCAAGGCCAACATCTTCCAGAAGCTCGACAAGTCGAAGCTCCCGAATCTGGCCAATGCCTGGCCGGTGGTGACGCAGCGCCTCGCCACCTACGATCCCGGCAACGTCTACGCCGCCAACTACATGTGGGGCACGACGGGCATCGGCTACAACGTCGCCAAGGTGAAGCAGATCTTCGGGGCGGACGCGAAGATCGACAGCTGGGACATCGTCTTCAAGCCGGAGAACCTGGCAAAATTCAAAGACTGCGGCGTGCACATGCTGGACTCCGCCGACGACATCTTCCCGGCGGGGCTGAGCTGGCTCGGGCTCGATCCGAACTCGACCAAGCAGGCCGACCTCGAGAAAGCTGCCGACGCCGTGGCAAAAGTCCGCCCGTCGGTGCGGAAGTTTCACTCGTCCGAATATTTGAGCGCGCTCGCCACCGGCGAGATCTGTTTCGTGGTCGGCTGGTCCGGCGACATCATGCAGGCCCGTGCCCGCGCGGCGGAGGCCAAGAGCGGCGTCGAGATCGGCTACACCATTCCGAAGGAGGGCGCGCAGATGTTCTTCGACAATCTCGCGATCCCTGCGGATGCGAAGAACGTCAAAGAGGCCTACGAGCTGATCAACTATCTCTACCGCCCCGACGTCGCCGCCAAGAACTCGGACTTTTTGTCCTACGCCAACGGCAACCTCGCCAGCCAGAAGCTGGTCGACCCGAAGATCCTGAACGACAAGAACATCTATCCGGACGAGGCGACGCTCGCAAAACTGTTCGTCATCACGGCGCGCGAGCCGGCGACCCAGCGGATCATCAATCGGCTCTGGACCAAGGTGAAGACGGGGAGGTAG
- a CDS encoding DUF433 domain-containing protein, whose amino-acid sequence MTDHSRISLAPDVLAGKPVISGTRIAVEFIIGLMADGWSEADILANYPGLSREDILACLAYARDSLSGERVHPTAA is encoded by the coding sequence ATGACCGATCATTCTCGCATTTCGCTCGCACCTGATGTCCTTGCTGGCAAGCCCGTGATTAGTGGGACCCGCATTGCGGTCGAGTTCATCATCGGATTGATGGCAGACGGTTGGAGCGAAGCCGACATTTTAGCCAACTATCCAGGCCTTTCGCGCGAGGACATTCTCGCGTGTCTGGCTTACGCACGCGATTCCCTTAGCGGCGAACGGGTTCACCCGACCGCAGCTTGA
- a CDS encoding DUF5615 family PIN-like protein yields the protein MPLAANGFTRPQLETRFLADENFPGSAVDAVRASGHDVIWIRASAPGSSDREVLAQASHEQRILITFDKDFGELAKASSLPTACGIVLLRIPPPAPGRIGKVLADLILARDDWAGHFSVIEPGRVRMRPLSK from the coding sequence ATTCCCTTAGCGGCGAACGGGTTCACCCGACCGCAGCTTGAGACGCGTTTTCTCGCGGACGAGAATTTTCCTGGCTCCGCCGTCGATGCAGTTCGTGCATCAGGTCACGACGTCATCTGGATCAGAGCTTCGGCGCCTGGTAGCAGCGATCGCGAAGTATTGGCGCAGGCGTCGCACGAACAACGGATCTTAATCACCTTTGATAAGGACTTTGGGGAGTTGGCTAAAGCGTCGTCGCTCCCGACCGCATGCGGTATCGTATTGTTGCGCATCCCACCGCCGGCACCCGGGCGGATTGGCAAGGTGCTCGCCGACCTGATCTTGGCCCGTGACGATTGGGCGGGCCATTTTTCCGTGATCGAGCCTGGCCGAGTCCGAATGCGGCCGCTGAGCAAATAG